A portion of the Laribacter hongkongensis DSM 14985 genome contains these proteins:
- a CDS encoding tetratricopeptide repeat protein, producing the protein QRQDFDRAEAMYRKALELAPDDANTTCNYSGFCLIVNNTPALNLVPSLVKRVIELSAPQASQVIAEALLYGQLHSELKNKQQSYYLGQLKSLLSMNFKRGNWDFSSIFSAVMPKIPQERHDLYKAIGDAILDANAVISLDEFQLWKETFPSDPFESNINNQD; encoded by the coding sequence ATCAGCGCCAGGATTTCGACCGTGCCGAGGCGATGTACCGGAAAGCACTGGAGCTTGCACCGGACGACGCAAACACTACATGCAATTACTCTGGTTTTTGTTTAATCGTTAACAATACACCCGCTTTAAATCTGGTGCCGTCATTGGTTAAAAGGGTTATTGAACTTTCGGCACCACAGGCATCTCAAGTCATCGCAGAAGCATTGCTTTATGGTCAATTGCATTCAGAACTGAAAAATAAGCAACAGAGTTACTATCTAGGCCAGCTAAAAAGTCTGCTTAGCATGAACTTCAAAAGAGGCAACTGGGATTTTTCCTCCATCTTTAGTGCAGTTATGCCGAAAATTCCTCAAGAGCGACATGATCTCTATAAAGCTATCGGCGATGCCATCCTAGATGCTAATGCTGTCATATCCCTAGATGAATTCCAATTATGGAAAGAAACATTCCCGTCCGATCCGTTTGAAAGCAACATCAACAATCAAGATTGA
- a CDS encoding phage tail tape measure protein has protein sequence MDLVQFGVVLKAFDQMSGVFAGASSKSVAALGRIDQKMGAISDRFDRFGAKLAGDGAMLTGLMQKPVSAFMEAEDAATGLKVAMMGVGGEVDKQFGSINNLAVGLGNKLPGTTADFQNMMSALIKQGVSYDAILGGVGEAAAYLGVLLKKPPQEAAEFAAKLQDATGTSEKDMLGLMDTVQRMANLGMKDSDMLSFFSKMGPAMDTMRRKGIDVSKELAPFGVMFDQMGMQGEAAGNALRKVVQLGMDAKKVGKVNDLLSKKGIKLDFTDGKGEFGGMPKLMAELDKLKGLDMQTRLAALKEVFGDDSETLQVLSKVIDKGADGYNEAVEKLARQATLQQRVNAQLGTLKNLWDAASGSFTNTLASVGELMAPELKQLTEWFGDATQSASDFIAEYPGVAKVAGLATAGIGGLLLGMSALAVTLGTVTRLGGYAMSPLAKVFSMFGRKKGKAGAAGEAAGGMADAISVQRVFVVNWPGGGMDFGGAGGGKPGTAAGEVGKKSRLGRLMGSMKNLDVGRLAGRLGAVAALGAGVYGAVQIANDKTLSPDKRREALGETAGSTAGGALGGWGGAAAGAALGTMLLPGIGSVIGGLLGGLGGGTLLGSLGGSLGKSLAASRPDKPSPAPTPLNPAAAAAKGNATAPAAASTTVQLNYSPTLTIQGDPIPGTKEKFARMLSEHKDIVVRMVQDVVEQKARTAYSAS, from the coding sequence ATGGACCTTGTCCAGTTCGGGGTCGTGCTCAAGGCGTTCGACCAGATGTCCGGTGTGTTTGCCGGGGCATCAAGTAAATCCGTCGCGGCACTGGGCCGGATCGACCAGAAGATGGGGGCGATATCGGACCGGTTTGATCGGTTTGGCGCCAAGCTAGCCGGAGATGGCGCCATGCTCACCGGCCTGATGCAAAAGCCGGTCAGCGCCTTCATGGAAGCGGAAGACGCCGCCACCGGGCTCAAGGTCGCCATGATGGGGGTCGGCGGCGAGGTCGACAAACAGTTCGGCTCCATCAACAACCTGGCTGTCGGGCTTGGCAACAAGCTGCCCGGCACCACGGCGGATTTCCAGAACATGATGTCTGCCCTGATCAAGCAGGGGGTGAGTTACGACGCGATTCTGGGTGGAGTCGGCGAGGCCGCTGCCTATCTGGGGGTGCTTCTGAAAAAGCCGCCGCAGGAAGCCGCCGAGTTTGCTGCCAAGTTGCAGGACGCCACCGGCACATCTGAAAAAGACATGCTCGGGCTGATGGATACCGTGCAGCGCATGGCCAATCTCGGCATGAAAGACAGCGACATGCTGTCTTTTTTCTCGAAGATGGGTCCGGCCATGGACACCATGCGTCGCAAGGGAATAGATGTCTCGAAAGAGCTGGCACCCTTCGGCGTGATGTTCGACCAGATGGGCATGCAGGGAGAGGCCGCCGGCAATGCCCTGCGAAAAGTGGTCCAGCTTGGCATGGATGCAAAAAAGGTCGGCAAGGTGAATGACTTGCTGTCCAAAAAAGGCATCAAGCTCGATTTCACTGACGGCAAAGGTGAGTTCGGTGGCATGCCGAAGCTGATGGCAGAGCTGGACAAGCTCAAGGGGCTGGACATGCAGACCCGGTTGGCAGCCCTGAAAGAGGTGTTCGGAGACGATTCAGAAACGCTCCAGGTGCTGTCGAAGGTCATCGACAAGGGGGCGGACGGCTACAACGAGGCGGTTGAAAAACTGGCCCGGCAAGCCACGCTGCAACAGCGGGTCAATGCCCAGCTCGGTACCCTGAAAAACCTGTGGGACGCTGCCAGCGGCAGCTTTACCAACACGCTGGCTTCGGTCGGAGAGCTGATGGCTCCGGAATTGAAGCAACTGACAGAATGGTTCGGCGACGCTACCCAGTCGGCCAGTGATTTCATCGCGGAATATCCCGGAGTGGCGAAAGTTGCAGGTCTGGCCACCGCCGGCATCGGCGGCCTGCTGCTGGGCATGTCGGCGCTGGCAGTCACGCTTGGTACTGTCACCCGGCTTGGCGGTTATGCCATGTCGCCGCTGGCCAAGGTTTTCAGCATGTTTGGCCGTAAAAAAGGCAAGGCCGGTGCAGCGGGTGAGGCCGCTGGCGGCATGGCTGATGCCATTTCCGTGCAGCGCGTCTTTGTCGTCAACTGGCCTGGTGGTGGCATGGATTTCGGCGGCGCAGGCGGTGGCAAGCCGGGTACGGCGGCCGGGGAAGTCGGCAAGAAATCCCGCCTCGGCCGGCTGATGGGCTCCATGAAAAACCTGGACGTTGGCCGGTTGGCCGGGCGTCTGGGGGCGGTGGCTGCGCTGGGTGCCGGTGTTTACGGTGCAGTGCAGATTGCCAACGACAAGACGCTTAGCCCGGACAAGCGCCGCGAGGCACTGGGCGAAACTGCCGGCAGCACCGCTGGCGGTGCGCTGGGTGGCTGGGGCGGCGCAGCGGCCGGGGCCGCGCTGGGAACCATGCTGTTGCCTGGCATCGGCTCGGTGATTGGTGGCCTGCTTGGCGGCCTAGGCGGTGGCACGCTGCTGGGGTCTCTGGGTGGCAGCCTTGGCAAGAGCCTGGCGGCGTCCCGTCCGGACAAGCCATCTCCTGCCCCGACGCCGCTGAACCCGGCTGCCGCCGCAGCCAAGGGCAATGCGACGGCACCCGCAGCGGCTTCAACAACCGTGCAGCTCAACTACTCGCCCACACTCACGATCCAGGGCGACCCGATCCCCGGCACCAAGGAAAAGTTCGCCCGCATGCTGTCAGAACACAAGGACATCGTGGTGCGGATGGTGCAGGACGTGGTCGAGCAAAAGGCCCGCACGGCGTACTCAGCATCATAA
- a CDS encoding phage tail protein, with translation MFAQLGELRFELIKHWDGLQIKEQTRFAKHEMAAGKPRLQHLGEDAVSLTIELSFHEFFCDPQTELDRLKRARVAGKALPLVWGNGLVEGDFVIDSVSITHQSNDPFGLLTSVSASVILQEFVDELPLETRKREQKDAAPARAGKGSKKKKPATTKKTGGSYKTVTEQNGDGVSWTKITRD, from the coding sequence ATGTTTGCCCAGTTGGGAGAGCTTCGCTTTGAGCTGATCAAGCACTGGGACGGCCTGCAAATCAAGGAGCAGACACGGTTTGCCAAGCACGAAATGGCCGCCGGCAAGCCGCGCCTGCAACATCTTGGCGAAGATGCGGTCAGCCTGACTATCGAGCTGTCATTCCATGAGTTTTTCTGCGACCCGCAAACCGAGCTGGACCGCCTGAAACGGGCGCGCGTGGCCGGCAAGGCGCTGCCGCTGGTGTGGGGAAACGGGCTGGTCGAGGGCGATTTTGTCATCGACTCGGTCAGCATCACTCACCAGAGCAATGACCCGTTTGGCCTGCTGACCTCGGTATCGGCATCGGTCATCCTGCAAGAGTTCGTCGACGAACTGCCGCTGGAAACCCGCAAGCGCGAGCAGAAAGACGCCGCGCCGGCTCGTGCCGGCAAGGGCTCCAAAAAGAAAAAGCCGGCCACCACAAAAAAAACCGGCGGTAGCTACAAGACCGTCACTGAGCAAAATGGCGACGGCGTGTCGTGGACCAAAATCACGAGGGACTAG
- a CDS encoding tail protein X, translating into MEYIEHITSSGERWDTLAWRYYGDATLYRPIIEANPHLRILPSLAAGLPVRIPVLESDADTLPPEDLPPWKR; encoded by the coding sequence ATGGAATACATCGAGCACATTACCTCCAGCGGCGAGCGATGGGACACGCTGGCCTGGCGCTACTACGGCGACGCCACGCTTTACCGCCCCATCATTGAAGCCAACCCGCATCTTCGCATCCTGCCATCACTTGCTGCCGGGCTGCCGGTCAGGATTCCCGTGCTGGAATCCGACGCCGACACCCTGCCCCCCGAGGACTTGCCCCCATGGAAACGCTGA
- a CDS encoding phage late control D family protein produces the protein METLTPAGIRRPWFRLDYEKKDVSTDISQFLRSLTYTDRQSGESDEIEIKLEDCAGRWMDAWYPTKGDEVSLWIGYADEAPMPCGMFQIDEIEMDGPPSTVSIRALASGIRTAIRTPYSKAYTGTTLASMAAQIAQRNQLTLAGNPEPVPLGRIAQTQETDLAFLHRIARDYDHVVSVRGKQLYCAPRDSIINRDAVLVVSSLEQIKRWRMRDKTSAVYRSVTVCYLDPKTKKLVEHTETAAQPARKKKGGKETDKVKDEVNDTLKVNERCDSKAQAVARAKALLKDKNLKAVEGEVVMLGEPRLVAGNALGIDCLGRLSGDYTITESRHVIDGSGGYETTVQIQRVRAGSERTNRKKGAGDDGR, from the coding sequence ATGGAAACGCTGACCCCTGCCGGTATCCGCCGGCCATGGTTCCGGCTGGACTATGAAAAAAAGGATGTCTCGACCGACATCAGCCAGTTTCTCCGCTCGCTGACTTACACCGACCGGCAAAGCGGCGAGTCTGACGAAATCGAAATCAAGCTGGAAGACTGTGCCGGGCGCTGGATGGATGCCTGGTACCCCACCAAGGGTGACGAAGTCAGCCTGTGGATCGGCTACGCCGACGAGGCACCCATGCCGTGCGGCATGTTCCAGATTGATGAAATTGAAATGGACGGCCCGCCGTCCACGGTCAGCATCCGCGCGCTGGCCTCCGGCATCCGCACCGCCATCCGCACGCCGTACAGCAAGGCTTATACCGGCACCACGCTGGCGAGCATGGCCGCGCAGATTGCCCAGCGGAACCAGCTCACGCTGGCGGGCAACCCGGAGCCAGTGCCGCTTGGCCGCATCGCGCAGACGCAGGAAACGGATCTGGCCTTCCTGCACCGCATTGCGCGGGATTACGACCATGTCGTGAGCGTGCGGGGCAAGCAGCTCTACTGCGCACCCCGCGACAGCATCATCAACCGCGATGCCGTGTTGGTGGTGTCGAGCCTCGAGCAGATCAAGCGCTGGCGGATGCGCGACAAGACCAGCGCAGTCTATCGCAGTGTCACCGTCTGCTATCTCGACCCGAAAACCAAAAAGCTGGTCGAGCATACCGAAACCGCCGCGCAGCCTGCCCGCAAGAAAAAGGGCGGCAAGGAAACCGACAAGGTCAAGGACGAAGTCAATGACACGCTGAAAGTCAACGAACGCTGCGACAGCAAGGCGCAGGCCGTTGCCCGCGCCAAGGCGCTGCTGAAGGACAAGAACCTGAAAGCCGTCGAGGGCGAGGTGGTCATGCTGGGCGAGCCCCGGCTGGTGGCCGGCAACGCACTGGGGATCGATTGCCTTGGGCGGTTGTCCGGTGATTACACCATCACCGAATCGCGCCACGTCATTGACGGCAGCGGCGGCTACGAAACCACGGTGCAGATCCAGCGTGTGCGTGCCGGCAGCGAGCGTACCAACCGCAAAAAAGGGGCGGGTGATGACGGCCGCTGA
- a CDS encoding GPW/gp25 family protein produces MTAADAIYWSPRLGRTGEVVTDLDDINQSICILLRTRHGTVPHDPLFGTDIFRWLDAPVDVALPSIVMEVREAIRMFEPRAEFAGCTVRHPAPGHAVLTVTWRPAGELAGTGRSTEVAIRDYAA; encoded by the coding sequence ATGACGGCCGCTGATGCCATTTACTGGTCGCCGAGACTGGGCCGGACTGGCGAGGTGGTGACGGATCTGGATGACATTAATCAGTCCATCTGCATCCTGCTGCGCACCCGGCACGGCACCGTGCCGCATGACCCCCTGTTCGGTACCGACATTTTCCGCTGGCTGGATGCCCCGGTAGACGTGGCCCTGCCCTCCATCGTGATGGAAGTGCGCGAAGCCATCCGCATGTTCGAGCCGCGTGCCGAGTTTGCCGGATGCACTGTCCGTCACCCTGCCCCCGGCCATGCCGTCCTCACCGTTACCTGGCGCCCGGCCGGTGAGCTTGCCGGTACCGGGCGCTCAACCGAGGTTGCCATTCGTGACTACGCCGCCTGA
- a CDS encoding baseplate J/gp47 family protein: protein MTTPPDYITRDPAELNAELVAAFESATDKTLYPAQPESLFINWMAWRLSLHREQIQDAAMLNLVRFSRGPALDALAEDRDDQRLQAFAAGTVIRFARTTPAPAHTLVPAGTLVASQDGAIVFVTSDAVTLPAGISSVAVPASCTRSGVAGNGFVAGQIRDILSPIGAGITASNITTTADGAEQETDERLQARLLAAFDRYSVGGPQAAYRRLAMDAHPGIIDVAVVRTNPGELTLYPLLDAGLPGEAAVRAVQDYVSDDSRRVLCDTVFAASPVAADYQIRARILPLPGVPVSDAIAAATQAVQALAARLASELGGDIVPSQFVSAMQPFAHRVELDLAYRACQLHEWRHCTGIEISELTP, encoded by the coding sequence GTGACTACGCCGCCTGACTACATTACCCGCGATCCGGCGGAACTGAACGCCGAACTGGTGGCCGCTTTCGAGTCCGCCACCGATAAAACCCTTTACCCCGCGCAGCCCGAGAGCCTGTTTATCAACTGGATGGCATGGCGCCTGAGTTTGCACCGCGAGCAGATTCAGGATGCTGCCATGCTCAACCTGGTGCGCTTTTCGCGCGGGCCGGCGCTCGATGCGCTGGCCGAAGACCGCGACGACCAGCGCCTGCAGGCGTTTGCTGCCGGCACGGTAATCCGGTTTGCCCGCACCACTCCAGCCCCGGCCCATACCCTGGTTCCTGCCGGTACGCTGGTCGCATCGCAGGACGGGGCCATCGTGTTTGTTACGTCCGATGCAGTAACCCTGCCTGCCGGGATTTCCAGCGTCGCCGTGCCCGCCAGTTGCACCCGGTCCGGTGTCGCCGGCAACGGTTTTGTCGCCGGCCAGATCCGCGACATCCTGTCTCCCATCGGCGCGGGCATCACGGCCAGCAACATCACCACCACGGCAGACGGGGCCGAGCAGGAAACCGACGAGCGCTTGCAAGCGCGGCTGCTGGCCGCGTTTGACCGCTACTCGGTTGGCGGCCCGCAGGCGGCGTATCGCCGGCTGGCCATGGATGCCCACCCTGGCATCATCGACGTGGCCGTTGTGCGCACCAATCCGGGCGAACTCACCCTGTATCCGCTGCTGGATGCCGGCCTGCCGGGAGAGGCAGCGGTACGCGCCGTGCAGGATTACGTGTCGGATGATTCGCGCCGGGTGCTGTGCGACACCGTGTTTGCCGCCAGCCCGGTCGCGGCGGATTACCAGATCCGCGCCCGGATATTGCCACTGCCTGGGGTACCGGTTTCCGACGCCATCGCCGCCGCCACGCAAGCCGTGCAGGCGCTGGCCGCCCGGCTGGCCAGCGAGCTGGGCGGCGACATCGTGCCCAGCCAGTTTGTATCGGCCATGCAGCCGTTCGCCCACCGGGTCGAGCTGGATCTGGCTTACCGCGCCTGCCAGCTGCATGAGTGGCGGCACTGCACCGGTATCGAGATTTCGGAGCTGACACCATGA
- a CDS encoding phage tail protein I, with the protein MTTAPPDLPDVLVADPRFVELARLVEKELASVPASSVLVRLIDFAPPELLPVLAEEFSMLDDGWELAETEAAQRSLLKQAVNIHARKGTPAAIRDVFRAVGLGEIRIDEGRCGKRRDGTYRRDGFAMRGTHLDHWAHYRVVCARLLSVRQAAAVRRMLESVAPASRELVAIDFSDAALIRNGFAHRDGTYTRGLIL; encoded by the coding sequence ATGACAACTGCCCCACCCGATTTGCCCGATGTGCTGGTCGCCGATCCGCGCTTTGTCGAACTGGCCCGGCTGGTCGAAAAGGAGCTGGCCAGCGTGCCGGCTTCTTCTGTTCTGGTGCGGCTGATCGACTTCGCCCCGCCCGAGCTGCTGCCGGTGCTGGCCGAGGAATTCAGCATGCTCGACGACGGCTGGGAGCTGGCTGAAACCGAAGCTGCCCAGCGCTCCCTGCTCAAGCAGGCCGTCAACATCCACGCCCGCAAGGGCACACCCGCCGCCATACGCGATGTCTTCCGCGCAGTCGGGCTTGGCGAAATCCGCATCGACGAAGGCCGCTGCGGCAAGCGCCGCGACGGCACTTACCGGCGTGACGGCTTTGCCATGCGCGGCACCCACCTCGACCACTGGGCGCATTACCGGGTTGTCTGCGCGCGGCTTCTTTCGGTCAGGCAGGCCGCCGCCGTGCGCCGCATGCTCGAAAGCGTCGCCCCGGCCAGCCGTGAGCTGGTCGCCATTGATTTTTCTGATGCCGCGCTGATTCGCAACGGGTTTGCCCACCGCGACGGCACTTATACCCGAGGACTGATTCTATGA